The DNA sequence ACACATTAGGTGCAGCTAATGTAAGTGTAAAGCACAGAGACACAGTGCCACAGCTGTAGTGGCCGTATCAGGCACCGGACCAAAACTGCTAGGTCAGGCCTAGATAAAAGAACTGAAGTTAGACTGGGGAACATTAAATCAGATTGTGGACATTGTAAGATGTGTTGACAAAGCATGGGAATGTGTTCAAGGAGAAACTTGGAACACTGAAAGGCCCCCAGCTAAAATCTATATAGACAAGGTGGACATACCAAGGTATTATAAACCAAGACCTGTGTCTCTTGCCATGAAGCCAGAGGCAGAGATTGACCGTCTTTTCAAAGAGGACATTATGGAAACAGTCAAATTCTCAGAATGGGCAACTCCCATAGTGCATGTTTTAAAACCTGACATCACTGTGAGAATCTGTGGGGATTACAAACTGACTGTTAACAGAGTATTCAAGTTAGAGCAGTATCCAATTACCAAACCAAGCAGACCAGGCCATGGtttggggtttgagaagtcaatgagagaagtgaaaaatTCTTACTTAGTTGTTAATTTGATCAAAATCTAAAAGCTCAACCTAAATTCGAGCCAATGTAGTTGAACGTGTTATTGCTCCAACCTcatgaaagtgacaaactgacacgttttcatttCCATAAAAAAAATGACTTCATATTGAAGGAGTGGCAGTTTGGTGCAAGACGACTGTTAGACCTGTCAGCTTGCACTGACGTGTTTCTGTGCATGAGTTTAGCTGGCCAACGTTGCCATGACATCGACTACAAGTGTGTTAAGAGATTcatattggagaagcagtttctgcctTTCTTCATATTGTACCGTCTTTGACAATCCCAACCTGGTAATCCACTATAGAGTTGAACTCCCCTCTAGTTTTCATGGAGATGGCAAAGATAAGGAATGTTTTTCTCTGTGGAAATCACATTGAGAGCTAGCTGTTAAGGCATGCAATGACGCTCATGGGCAGGAACTGGCCACATTATTACCAACATGGCTAAGTGGGTATGCTCTGGGCAGGATCCACGAGGGGATCAGTTGAAACTTGTGGCCCCTCAGTTTTAGTTTTATGTCCCTATATAAAAATGTCAAAACATTTAAAATGATTGCGTGACAGGTTGGAGCAAAATCTGTATCTCCGCTGCATTGTGTCAGCACAAGCTGCGATGTGTGTTGGGGGGCTATGGGAAGACACTGGGGCGGTTAGTTATGACTTCTTTGAGTTTccataatgaatttattttactaggcaagtcagttaagatcaaaatcttatttacaatgacagcctaccccggccaaatccgGACGAAGCTGGGCTAATTGTGGGTCATCCAATACCAGTCgattgtgacacagcctggaattgaaccagtgacacctctagcactgagtgacgcctctagcactgagatgcagtgctttagaccgctgcgccactcagaagcaatcaggggagaaatccattggtcagggaggtgactaagaactcgatggtcaccctgacagagctctagagttcctatgtggagatgggagaaccttccagaaggacaatcatctctgcagcactcaaccaatcaggcatttatggtagcgtggccagacggaagccactcctcagtaaaaggcacatggcaatccgcttggagttcgccaaaatgcacctaaaggactctcagaccattagaaacaagattctctggtctgatgaaaccaagattgaactctttggcctgaatgccaagtgttacgcctggaggaaacctggcaccatgcctacagtgaagcatggtggtggcagcatcatgctatgcagaggtttttcagctgcagggactgggagactagtcacgaTCGACTTAAAGATGAACGAAGCatagtacagagatccttgatgaaaaccttctccagagcgcataggacctcagactggggcgaaggttcaccttccaacaggacgacACTAAGCAGCCAGCacagacaatgcaggagtggcttcgggacaagtctctgaatttccttgagtggcccagccagagcccggacttgaacacgaacaaacaactctggagagacctgaaaatagctttgcatcaaacctgacagcgcttgagaggatctgcagagaagaatgggagaaactccccaaatacaggtgtgccaaactttccgaatgcaccattTGCTGATGCTTCAACCATAtacacatcagcaaccacagctaatgaagtgaCTGCAGTcggttttggaatgggtggcctgtaataaactggtcctgaacatctctgaatttggtaatgaatggtgtggctgtttaACAACTTGAAATTACTAAATTACTTgatgttaccttagattgtaaactgtcatggtaaaaacatatagattcagtggttgtaaagatggagagaggtctgtccgtaataaagagatgctttttttgacaccacactccacaagtCCTGcgggctctagttttatcttatcttgattattgtccactcatatggtcaagtgctgcaaagaaagacctagttaagctgcagctggcccagaacagagcggcacatcttgctcttcattgcAATCAGGTggctaatattaatactatgcatgccagtctctcttagcTGAGAGTGGAGGAAAAACTGACTGCGTCAAATTGTTTGCATTGTCAActtacacacacttaccccaccagacatgccaccaggggtcttttcacagtccctaGGTCACGGacaaattcaaggaaacatacactattatacagagccatgagggcacagaactcccttccatcttagaTAGTGCTAGTGAACagaaaacctggtttcaaaaacaaataaagcaacacctcatggGACAACGTCTGTGACCTAGttgttgtgtatatgtactgacatgtacagtgccttgcgaaagtattcggcccccttgaactttgcgaccttttgccacatttcaggcttcaaacataaagatataaaactgtatttttttgtgaagaatcaacaacaagtgggacacaatcatgaagtggaacgacatttattggatatttcaaactttttttacaaatcaaaaactgaaaaattgggcgtgcaaaattattcagcccccttaagttaatactttgtagcgccaccttttgctgtgattacagctttaagtcgcttggggtatgtctctatcagttttgcacatcgagagactgaaatgttttcccattcctccttgcaaaacagctcgagctcagtgaggttggatggagagcatttgtgaacagcagttttcagttctttccacagattctcgattggattcaggtctggactttcacttggccattctaacacctggatatgtttattttttaaccattctaTTGtatattttgctttatgttttggatcattgtcttgttggaagacaaatctccgtcccagtctcaggtcttttgcagactccatcaggttttcttccagaatggtcctgtatttggctccatccatcttcccatcaattttaaccatcttccctgtccctgctgaagaaaagcaggcccaaaccatgatgctgccaccaccatgtttgacagtggggatggtgtgttcagggtgatgagctgtgttgcttttacaccaaacataacgttttgcattgttgccaaaaaagttcaattttggtttcatctgaccagagcaccttcttccacatgtttggtgtgtctcccaggtggcttgtggcaaactttaaacgacactttttatggatatctttaagaaatggctttcttcttgccactcttccataaaggccagatttgtgcaatatacgactgattgttgtcctatggacagtctcccacctcagctgtagatctctgcagttcatccagagtgatcatgggcctcttggctgcatctctgatcagtcttctccttgtatgagctgaaagtttagagggacggccaggtcttggtagatttgcagtggtctgatactccttccatttcaatattatcgcttgcacagtgctccttgggatgtttaaagcttgggaaatctttttgtatccaaatccggctttaaacttcttcacaacagtatctcagacctgcctggtgtgttccttgttcttcatgatgctctctgcgcttttaacggacctctgagactatcacagtgcaggtgcatttatacggagacttgattacacacaggtggattgtatttatcatcattagtcatttaggtcaacattggatcattcagagatcctcactgaacttctggagagtttgctgcactgaaagtaaaggggctgaataattttgcacgcccaatttttcagtttttgatttgttaaaaaagtttgaaatatccaataaatgtcgttccgcttcatgattgtgtcgcacttgttgttgattcttcacaaaaaatacagttttatatctttgtttgaagcctgaaatgtggcaaaaggtcgcaaagttcaagggggccgaatactttcgcaaggcactgtatgtgtaactgatttgacacacctactaattccagggtttttcattatttgtaatattttctacattgtaaaataatagtgaagacataacaactatgaaataacacatatgaaatcatgtagtgaACAGAAAatggttaaacaaatctaaatatatttgagatttgatattttagagaaaaacattttttttttgtgtgaatgtaacgtttctgggatcttttatttcagctcatgaaacacgggaccaacactttacatgttacatttctatttttgttctgtgtattTTCGCTGTTATTAAGATAACTAATGGTAAACCCATGCAGCCCTGCGACTTCAGAGCGCGCACATTCACTACATGACAGGTACAAGCACTAAATGTCAGGTAGATtgtagattatgcatgtatgagcCATACATTGACACGTCAAGTCCAAAACGGGAggttgaaaaaataaaaaataactagGTCGTTTTCAAGCCTCTGGAATATCTCTTTAAACAGTTTGCATTTACGACTCCACTGTATATAATTACTTCCCAAAAGGTTCAATTTCAAACAATATCATGAATGAGTACCATAGGGTCAAAATGGACGAAAAATACTCTTGGACAGGATATATTTTCCGGAAAGTATAAATGTTTGACCTTTTCACACGGGAGTTCCAAATGTCTGTTTTTATGCTTGTGATGTCAGAATGCGCTCTCTGTACCAAACTGTGACTGTTAcacaacaggacagttaaccccTGCTGCCTTCAAAGCACAGCACGCCGTGTGCTAATGATCTATAGGCTGTTTCAATTTCAAATTATCTTCAAATGTCACTCTGAAATTAGGTGCATTCCGCCTCATTAATACACAGAAGTTgctagcccatttcactgtcgtgGGCAATTTACATTTGAGACATGCTATGCTAATGTTTAAATGAGTCAGGCAACTTCTCTCTTGGATGAGAGCCCAAGCAGTCCCCCAGGGTTTCCCCAGGTCAAGTATGCAGACTTTTGTGCATCTCCAGTCAGAACAAAACTTTCCCAAACCGCATTGCCTTCAATGTTGTTTTCCTTAATAATAATTACTTTGTACACATGTGCGTTTAACTTAGCATAATACAGGTTCTGTATTATCGTTTTAACTCATTTCAACTGTAGCACAAGATATGCATGTATGGAGCAATATGTATTCTGTCTATTCCTTTATAACTGCCGACATGCGAGGTACTAATTgcataacctttatggtgttatactcAATTGTGCTTATGTACATTCTTCCATTAGTTCTGTAAAAAACTGCTAATCACATCAGAGAAGTATAAGCTTGTGTTGTATCCTTTTGAAGATGCCCTCATGACCAGGCCTGTGTATTTATTTGGCCAGTTAAACATCTCTGCCCTGCCCCCTTGTGGAGCTATTGAGTTACTGGTGCATTTATACATGTCATGTTGTAAATGCAATTTATTATTCTTATTGCAGTGTAATGTTACTTCATTGTAATGTTGTTTTATTGCTAATTCCTGATATTCTACTGTAATTACTAATCATTCATCTATATTATTTACTTTCAGAAACAAACAACATTGAACGTAATTTGCCAACATCACTGGAAGTGGAGTTGCTGACATCTTTGTTCATGAAGAGTGAGGCTAGCTTTTGTATTCTAACAACATATTCTTTGAACATACACTTCTTTACAGTTTTACTGGAGGGAAAAATGAAAGAAAAGACTATGACAACTGTCATTTCATTACAAACATGCCTAGCCCATAATTCAATATTCACGTAGCGGTTGAACAAAAACTGCATCCCCCTAAAGTCATTGTATCATGGCAGGTCACCTTTcaattcagtcagtcagtaattgcTGCAGATGTGCTCAATAGTGCTTGAGCGTATGGTACTCCCCAAAGCACGGCGCAACACACAGGGGTATGTCACAAGGTACACACATGTACTTTGTCAActtcctctgcttcctcctccTGGTGCTGGAAAGGCAGACTTTGCAGTGCCTCCGTGTACGACTACCTTGTGCAGCAGTTTGAGGTACTTTTGAAGGAAAATGCCGGGCATTGAGGCGTAAGGGATTGTCTGCAGCAGGACGGCCCCCAGTGGGTGGACGCCGAGGGGTGTGGTGCTCCTCCAGCAGCTCTCTCAtgaggttctctctgtacttttggTAGGTAATCACCTCACCTATGGGGGcgatagagagggagaatgaaGGAGTGGGTAGGTGAGAGATATTGTCAATATAATTGCATAATGGAACAATGTGACTTGTATGTGAACTGTATGTAACATTTCAAAACACCTTGTTCATTAATTATCTCACCTGATAGCTGGCGGTGAACTATGTGGCCATTGAGGACAGCAGTGTCGATCAGATGGAAAAATATCTTCTTATACCACTTGGTGGTTTTCCAGGCGCATGCCACAAAGCGGTTTATCATGTATGCCTTATTCACTGCCCCCATTTTGCGGTTATAGTCAAGCACACAGTCTGGTTTGATGTTTCTCTCTCCGGTCAGGTggtccaccttccctgtggccgacatggttgctgtatggacagtggagaggacatggatgtctcgcttgtcatgccactttactgccagctgcTGACCGTTCTCCTTGAACTCCACCTCCCCCCTCTGCATCTTCCTGCTTCCAAATGACGGCATCCCCTTCCTGTTTGATTGGACTGTGCCACAGGCCCCTGTGCTGTTGGAGAACAGATGCTGGAAGAGTGTTGGACTGCTGTACCAATTGTCCACATACAAAGTGTGGCCCCTCCCGAGATGAGGAGCCAGCATGGTCATCACCACGGACCCGGACACCCCAAGCCCCTCATAATGTTGGACGTCAGTGGTGGACCCTGTGTAAACTAGAATGTCCTGGACAAATCCTGTCTTCACGTCGCACAAAAAAAAGAACTTCACCCCAAACCTGTGCCTTTTGGAGGGAATGTACTGACGGAATGCCAGCCTACCCTTCCATAACATCAAGTACTCGTCAATGCACAAGTCCTTGTATGGCATAAAGACCTGACTGAATGCAGATGTCAGGCTGGTAAGAACAGTTCTTATTTTGTGTAAGGGGTCATTTAGGTTGGCAGTAGCATTGTTGACGAAATGCAGGCATCGCAGCAGGACTAGGAAGCGATCTTGGGAAAAGAGAGTGGCAAAGAAGGGAGTTGCAAACATAGgatctgtgctccagtattcCCTTAGAGAGTTCTTCTTCACTATTCCcatgagaaggactgtcacaAGCAAGGTATACATTTCACTAATTGTGGTTGTCACCCATTTAGCGAGTTTCCCCCTCACTCcgggctctctcttctcctgtagctccaaGGCATAGCGATTAGTctcctccactatgtctcccaccAGCTTCTCTGTCAGAAACAGCTTGAAgcactctgctgcagagggagtTGGCAAGGGGCTTTTTactccagactgggactcatcaaagCCAACAGCAAggccaggaggggtgaaatggctgGTGGCCTTCCAGCTACCACAGACCTCCAGTACTTCACCCACTGTtggtctgcctccatcaccaccagcatcttcagAGGGACCTGGGACTTTGTCGATGGGGTCCTCAGATTCAGGGTTCTCAATGCCCATGAGGTTTGGCGGCAGCTCCTTACtgtcactgtcagaatctgattccTCCGTTTCATAC is a window from the Oncorhynchus keta strain PuntledgeMale-10-30-2019 chromosome 35, Oket_V2, whole genome shotgun sequence genome containing:
- the LOC118368337 gene encoding piggyBac transposable element-derived protein 4-like, with the protein product MSKLKSFRVFLNERLTVAAVEIFGAAEKTVVEYQEENDRLRRLLRITPEIKLYRIDLQLSLSVSEEGVPSMQQHCEQEWSPSQGQQDPEPMQIKEEHEELRTSQEEEQLQGLFDTKDSIFTPPYVKSELDQEDPLHKAKLAEYPTLSRLKMSKLESFRVFLNERLKASAAVEIFRAFEKMIAEYLEENDRLRRLLQITPEIKLCRIDSLQLSLAVSEEEVPSEQQRCEQEWIPSLQQEDPGPTQIKEEQEELGTNQEKEQLFDAEDSIFPPPCVKSECDQEDPLQCWTLPQTQTVANRESDTKSVDLTPFVTVTHIKDFKIPCDPPDYQNNGSSHSSAENCDPVGLDSSPQLHPSPLLDPNLSMGEHYSKLSNMSKKKHRCHDCGKKFALKPDLQNHLTLAKKRLSECQFCKKRYNSTCELKTHVRLCQGGKPCTCPVCGKTFKETTFLSRHMRSHTGEKPFSCVDCGKSVSLKQLTNVEILDIFVNSDNESEYETEESDSDSDSKELPPNLMGIENPESEDPIDKVPGPSEDAGGDGGRPTVGEVLEVCGSWKATSHFTPPGLAVGFDESQSGVKSPLPTPSAAECFKLFLTEKLVGDIVEETNRYALELQEKREPGVRGKLAKWVTTTISEMYTLLVTVLLMGIVKKNSLREYWSTDPMFATPFFATLFSQDRFLVLLRCLHFVNNATANLNDPLHKIRTVLTSLTSAFSQVFMPYKDLCIDEYLMLWKGRLAFRQYIPSKRHRFGVKFFFLCDVKTGFVQDILVYTGSTTDVQHYEGLGVSGSVVMTMLAPHLGRGHTLYVDNWYSSPTLFQHLFSNSTGACGTVQSNRKGMPSFGSRKMQRGEVEFKENGQQLAVKWHDKRDIHVLSTVHTATMSATGKVDHLTGERNIKPDCVLDYNRKMGAVNKAYMINRFVACAWKTTKWYKKIFFHLIDTAVLNGHIVHRQLSGEVITYQKYRENLMRELLEEHHTPRRPPTGGRPAADNPLRLNARHFPSKVPQTAAQGSRTRRHCKVCLSSTRRRKQRKLTKYMCVPCDIPLCVAPCFGEYHTLKHY